Proteins encoded within one genomic window of Fusobacterium perfoetens:
- the rlmD gene encoding 23S rRNA (uracil(1939)-C(5))-methyltransferase RlmD, which yields MPVSVGEKIELDIEKIVYGGEGMGYFNDFAVFVPMSVPGDKVEVEIISKKKNYARGLITKLLSAGAERIDDGRVSFEDFHGCDFGMLSYESQLKYKQQLVADVMEKIGGVKDLVVPPTLGSQEIYNYRNKVIEPFAYGKEREIITGMFGKRSHDVFQVKENMLSSKLSNKVINKAKEILNRDKNLSVYDEIKHRGILRHIMTRTNSKNEAMVVLVVNLKKVSKEVEKFLSELYNQMEEIKSVYISLNTEKTNFALGKIMVHLFGEKTIFEEIEGIKFNISPNSFFQINLEQTKRLYNLGISYFDNIEDKYIIDAFSGTGTIGMILSKKAQKIYSIEIVKSAVEDGIKTAKENGIENIDFIIGDVNKEIKKLMDMGNKVDSIIFDPPRKGIEEVTLRGLTKHKIEEIVYISCNPSTFARDTKILTEEGYSLEKIQPVDMFPQTSHIEVVGKFSLKK from the coding sequence ATGCCTGTATCAGTAGGAGAAAAAATAGAATTAGATATAGAGAAAATAGTCTACGGTGGAGAGGGAATGGGATATTTCAATGACTTTGCAGTTTTTGTACCTATGTCTGTTCCTGGAGATAAAGTAGAGGTAGAGATAATATCAAAGAAAAAAAATTATGCTAGAGGACTTATAACAAAACTTTTAAGTGCTGGAGCTGAGAGAATAGATGATGGTCGTGTATCTTTTGAAGATTTTCACGGTTGTGATTTTGGAATGCTTAGCTATGAATCGCAACTAAAATATAAACAACAGCTTGTGGCTGATGTTATGGAGAAGATAGGCGGAGTAAAAGATTTAGTTGTTCCACCAACTTTAGGTTCTCAAGAGATATATAATTATAGAAATAAAGTGATAGAGCCTTTTGCTTATGGAAAAGAGAGAGAGATAATAACAGGAATGTTTGGTAAAAGAAGTCACGACGTTTTCCAAGTAAAAGAAAATATGTTAAGCTCAAAACTTAGCAATAAAGTTATAAATAAAGCAAAAGAGATTTTAAATAGAGATAAAAATCTATCTGTCTATGATGAGATTAAACATAGAGGAATTTTAAGACATATAATGACAAGAACAAACTCTAAAAATGAGGCGATGGTAGTTCTTGTTGTAAATCTAAAAAAAGTATCTAAGGAAGTTGAAAAATTTTTATCAGAACTTTATAATCAAATGGAGGAGATAAAATCTGTTTATATTTCTTTAAATACAGAAAAAACAAACTTTGCTCTTGGAAAAATAATGGTTCATCTTTTTGGAGAGAAAACTATTTTTGAAGAGATTGAGGGAATAAAATTTAATATCTCTCCAAATTCATTCTTCCAAATAAATTTAGAACAAACTAAGAGATTATATAATCTAGGAATAAGTTATTTTGATAATATTGAGGATAAATATATAATAGATGCTTTTTCTGGAACCGGAACTATTGGAATGATTTTATCTAAGAAAGCTCAAAAAATATATTCTATTGAGATTGTAAAATCTGCTGTTGAAGATGGAATAAAAACAGCTAAAGAAAATGGAATTGAAAATATAGATTTTATAATCGGTGACGTTAATAAAGAGATAAAAAAATTGATGGATATGGGAAATAAAGTGGATTCTATAATATTTGACCCACCAAGAAAAGGAATAGAAGAAGTAACTCTTAGAGGTCTTACAAAACATAAGATAGAGGAGATTGTTTATATATCTTGTAATCCATCTACTTTTGCTAGAGATACAAAAATACTTACAGAAGAGGGATATAGTTTAGAAAAAATTCAACCTGTAGATATGTTCCCACAAACTTCACATATAGAAGTAGTTGGGAAGTTTTCTTTGAAAAAATAA
- a CDS encoding PBECR4 domain-containing protein, translated as MSINFKGITKKIPFSKINLKEFLEFYKKEICDFNFKYILEDDTEIIIDFRERNFSHLIGLHKFKRIKRYKNSEEINNDIQKENITFYNLYSANTDFFDKNRELKDRITYFPILKTLLENVDIALKYDLNVIWNSKIEFSFLLRTDKVSILVYLAVKEISENKKICVPVSLLVDRNDRFSKMKLKEIKVKEINITRK; from the coding sequence ATGTCTATTAATTTTAAAGGGATAACAAAGAAAATTCCTTTTTCAAAAATTAACTTAAAAGAATTTTTAGAATTTTATAAAAAAGAGATATGTGATTTTAATTTTAAATATATTTTAGAAGATGATACAGAGATAATAATAGATTTTAGAGAAAGAAACTTTAGCCATTTGATTGGTTTACATAAATTTAAAAGAATTAAAAGATATAAAAATTCTGAAGAAATAAATAACGATATTCAAAAAGAAAATATAACGTTTTACAATTTATATTCAGCCAATACAGATTTTTTTGATAAAAATAGAGAGCTAAAAGATAGAATAACATATTTTCCTATTCTCAAAACATTACTTGAAAACGTAGACATAGCTTTAAAATATGACCTAAATGTTATATGGAATAGTAAAATAGAGTTTTCTTTTCTCCTTAGAACAGATAAAGTTTCCATTCTTGTGTATTTGGCAGTAAAAGAAATCTCTGAAAATAAAAAAATATGTGTTCCAGTGTCGTTACTCGTAGATAGAAATGATAGATTTTCTAAAATGAAGTTAAAAGAAATAAAAGTAAAAGAAATCAATATAACAAGAAAATAA